A single genomic interval of Gopherus evgoodei ecotype Sinaloan lineage chromosome 11, rGopEvg1_v1.p, whole genome shotgun sequence harbors:
- the KLHL23 gene encoding kelch-like protein 23 yields the protein MALIGEEDYTYIYNDLSHPVDFLQAFRTFYQDGLFTDITLQCASDVIFLCHKAVLAACSNYFKAMFTADMKEKSKNQIKLPEVSHTILESLVNYAYTSQIQITEKNVQSLLQAADLLQFVSVKKACEQFLVRHVDTVNCIGMHSFAEYHLCSELEKESRRILLSRFEEVWRQEEFLDISYEKLLFILSRENLNVWKEEAAIEPVVKWIAYDVEKRIECIFDLLNGLKIDLNEIYLRSALSLRKKHQLNENKIRSLIYSALNTNPKYISKRPTAAMYVIGGYYWHPLPEVHVWDPLTNAWIQGTDMPDYTRESYGVTSLGPNIYVTGGYRTDNIEALDIVWIYNSETDQWTEGCPMLNARYYHCAITLGGCVYALGGYRKGAPAQEAEFYDPLIKKWIPIANMIKGVGNATACVLCDVIYVIGGHYGYRGSCTYDKIQSYHSGSNEWRIVTTSPHPEYGLCSLALQNKLYLVGGQTAVADCYDPEQNEWRQMAHTMERRMECGAVVMNGCIYVTGGYSYSKGTYLQSIEKYDPELNKWEVVGNLPSAMRSHGCVCVYNV from the exons ATGGCTCTGATCGGAGAAGAGGACTACACCTATATTTACAACGATCTTTCTCACCCTGTGGATTTCCTGCAGGCTTTCAGAACATTTTACCAAGATGGCTTATTTACTGACATTACTCTTCAGTGTGCTTCTGATGTGATCTTCCTTTGCCACAAAGCTGTTTTAGCTGCTTGTAGCAATTATTTTAAGGCAATGTTCACAGCTGACATGAAAGAAAAATCTAAAAATCAGATCAAACTTCCTGAGGTCAGCCACACTATATTGGAGTCTCTTGTGAATTATGCATACACATCACAAATCCAAATAACAGAGAAAAATGTTCAAAGTCTCCTCCAAGCTGCAGATCTGCTCCAGTTTGTGTCAGTAAAGAAAGCCTGTGAGCAGTTTCTGGTAAGGCATGTAGATACTGTCAACTGCATAGGGATGCACTCCTTTGCAGAGTATCACCTTTGTTCAGAGCTAGAGAAAGAATCTAGGAGGATATTGTTATCAAGATTTGAAGAAGTGTGGAGGcaggaagaatttctggatatCAGCTATGAGAAACTCCTGTTTATTCTCTCCAGAGAGAATCTCAATGTTTGGAAAGAAGAGGCAGCCATAGAACCTGTAGTTAAATGGATAGCATATGATGTGGAGAAAAGAATTGAATGCATTTTTGATCTACTGAACGGCCTCAAAATAgatttaaatgaaatatatttaagaTCAGCCTTAAGCTTAAGAAAAAAACACCAGCTTAATGAAAACAAGATAAGGTCTCTGATATACAGTGCATTAAACACCAACCCAAAATACATTTCCAAAAGGCCCACAGCAGCTATGTATGTGATTGGAGGATATTACTGGCATCCTTTACCAGAAGTCCATGTGTGGGATCCTTTAACTAATGCTTGGATACAGGGAACAGACATGCCTGATTATACAAGGGAGAGCTATGGGGTCACTAGTTTGGGACCCAACATTTATGTTACTGGGGGCTATAGAACTGATAACATAGAAGCACTTGATATTGTCTGGATATATAACAGTGAAACTGACCAATGGACAGAAGGCTGCCCCATGCTTAATGCAAGGTACTATCACTGTGCAATTACCTTGGGTGGCTGTGTCTATGCTTTGGGAGGCTACAGAAAAGGGGCTCCAGCACAAGAAGCAGAATTCTATgatcctttaataaagaaatggaTTCCCATTGCAAACATGATCAAAG GTGTTGGAAATGCCACAGCCTGTGTCCTGTGTGATGTCATCTATGTAATTGGAGGCCACTATGGTTACAGGGGAAGCTGCACCTATGACAAAATTCAGAGCTACCATTCAGGTAGCAATGAATGGAGAATAGTCACTACAAGTCCACATCCAG AATATGGATTGTGTTCCCTTGCCTTACAAAACAAGCTCTATCTTGTGGGTGGACAAACCGCAGTCGCTGACTGCTATGACCCAGAACAAAATGAATGGAGGCAGATGGCACATACGATGGAAAGAAGGATGGAATGTGGTGCAGTTGTCATGAATGGATGCATCTATGTAACAGGAGGATATTCTTATTCAAAAGGAACATATCTGCAGAGTATTGAGAAATATGATCCTGAGCTTAATAAATGGGAAGTAGTCGGCAATCTTCCCAGTGCTATGCGTTCACATGGTTGTGTCTGTGTGTACAATGTCTAA